In Theileria parva strain Muguga chromosome 4 map unlocalized ctg_529, whole genome shotgun sequence, one DNA window encodes the following:
- a CDS encoding RING-variant domain protein, which translates to MSFDKSISLKFPHDLTVRWLTYINESTGLLDFEHKNFNRHQLNIRKGFYSSDLYLVSEGALCRIFPGKDKTLSYLQSNNSTSVMVKISCEEGKVFVSSPDPSVFNVEKDILRLISDKACKRIFGHFKAASSLPIALNEGDEIRLGRAKLTVRHLAYNSSLPLSYLHDLISDEPETNPSENDPDDLNSARTNLTVCVVDENANNLKSETDSTNNNRSAVSNADSTSEVMPISIKDDPLVSLRNTDVDLNSSLNKDSKKFKDGDNPSYYDILTTRTNLTSDSITKVTENLENTCRICLCNDDGSGPLITPCKCKGSLTYVHLSCIRSWIKGRLNCYAEGAPNTSFFWQKLTCELCGTLYPTKISIDNKEHDFVDIEQPQPPYLVLEPENVTEKGYFIVSLSNNPAIIGRGHLSDIRLTDISVSRHHSTLLFQNDRFIIKDTRSKFGTLINSSRDTGFKTQLYHNNPVLLKIGNGILCISIKKSFRPFFCLNSYPQQTNTFSL; encoded by the exons ATGTCATTTGACAAGAGCATTTCTTTAAAGTTTCCACACGATTTAACCGTTAGGTGGCTTACTTACATCAATGAGTCCACGGGCCTTTTGGATTTCgaacataaaaattttaatcgCCACCAATTAAACATTAGAAAGGGCTTCTACT cttCTGATTTGTATTTGGTATCTGAAGGCGCACTATGTCGAATTTTTCCTGGAAAAGATAAAACCCTTTCGTACCTGCAGTCGAACAACTCGACCAGCGTTATGGTCAAGATCTCCTGCGAGGAAGGAAAGGTCTTTGTATCCTCACCAGACCCATCAGTATTTAACGTAGAAAAGGACATACTCAGACTAATAAGTGACAAGGCGTGTAAAAGGATTTTTGGACATTTTAAAGCTGCCTCATCACTGCCAATAGCACTTAATGAAGGTGACGAAATCAGATTAGGGAGAGCAAAACTGACAGTAAGGCATCTAGCCTACAACTCGAGTCTTCCACTTTCATACCTTCACGATTTAATATCTGACGAACCTGAAACGAATCCTTCCGAAAATGACCCTGACGATTTAAACTCGGCCAGAACCAACCTAACAGTTTGTGTGGTTGACGAAAATgcaaataatttgaaaagtGAAACAGATAGTACTAACAACAACAGATCAGCGGTTAGCAACGCTGATTCGACATCAGAAGTAATGCCGATTAGCATAAAGGACGACCCTTTGGTATCTTTACGCAATACAGACGTTGATTTAAACTCCTCACTTAACAAGGACTCtaaaaagtttaaagaTGGAGACAACCCCTCATATTATGATATTTTAACCACAAGAACTAACCTAACATCCGATTCAATT actAAAGTCACCGAGAACTTGGAAAACACTTGTCGTATTTGCTTGTGCAATGACGATGGAAGCGGGCCTCTGATAACACCCTGTAAGTGCAAAGGATCACTGACATACGTACACCTTTCCTGTATAAGGTCCTGGATCAAAGGGCGCTTAAACTGCTACGCCGAAGGTGCACCAAACACCAGCTTTTTCTGGCAAAAACTCACTTGTGAGTTATGTGGCACACTTTACCCAACTAAAATCAGCATAGACAACAAGGAACACGACTTTGTTGACATAGAGCAACCACAGCCGCCATACCTGGTGTTAGAACCAGAAAATGTAACTGAGAAGGGATACTTCATCGTATCATTATCTAACAACCCTGCCATAATCGGCAGAGGCCATTTATCTGACATAAGATTAACTGATATTTCTGTGAGCAGGCACCACTCGACACTTTTGTTTCAGAACGACCGCTTCATAATAAAGGATACAAGGTCAAAGTTTGGCACTTTAATTAACTCCAGCAGGGACACTGGCTTTAAGACTCAGCTTTATCATAATAACCCCGTTTTGCTCAAAATCGGCAACGGGATCCTTTGCATCAGCATTAAGAAATCATTTAGGCCGTTTTTCTGCTTAAATTCGTACCCACAGCAGacaaacacattttcactttaa
- the snrpd3 gene encoding Small nuclear ribonucleoprotein Sm D3 domain protein, which yields MSIGAPIKLLYEGIGHVVTVELQNSNLYRGTLTNVEDNMNCLLEGVVMTMKDGRTIALEQVYLRGAQIQFMIFPDMLRHAPMFKGNPKDKSKQGVPQMGMPMRPGVPPNVPMPVMGKM from the exons ATGAGTATCGGAGCTCCTATTAAGCTACTGTATGAAGGCATAGGCCATGTCGTAACAGTTGAGCTTCAAAATTCTAACTTATATCGCGGAACCCTA ACAAATGTCGAAGATAATATGAACTGCTTGTTGGAAGGTGTAGTTATGACCATGAAAGATGGGAGAACCATAGCACTTGAG CAAGTGTACCTCAGAGGAGCACAGATTCAGTTTATGATCTTCCCAGATATGCTCAGGCACGCTCCAATGTTTAAGGGGAACCCTAAGGATAAATCGAAGCAAGGCGTACCACAGATGGGAATGCCTATGAGGCCAGGAGTTCCGCCAAACGTCCCTATGCCAGTAATGGGTAAAATGTAA